In Tiliqua scincoides isolate rTilSci1 chromosome 1, rTilSci1.hap2, whole genome shotgun sequence, the following are encoded in one genomic region:
- the CCDC32 gene encoding coiled-coil domain-containing protein 32 — MLQDFSIMIMIESVDSVIAISSQDLWAEICSSLPHPDQNEESSNAFADSFADAYVPEEDHNEINSTSFQTNLKPWAPLKDSELYLASLERRLMRIKGLTQEVTSKDMLHTLAQAKKECWDRFLQEKSESDFYMEGNESDESTLEHLKRWLQPDRVAINTEEVQYLIPLEAHVEKPETEEEPMAVEQ, encoded by the exons ATGCTCCAG GATTTCTCCATCATGATAATGATTGAGAGTGTTGACTCCGTAATCGCTATCTCCAGTCAGGACCTCTGGGCTGAAATCTGTTCATCACTGCCCCACCCGGACCAGAATGAAGAATCAAGCAATGCCTTTGCAGATTCTTTTGCTGATGCTTATGTTCCTGAAGAAGACCATAATGAAATAAACAGCACCTCTTTCCAAACAAACTTGAAACCCTGGGCACCATTAAAGGACTCGGAGCTCTATTTAGCATCTTTAG AGAGAAGACTGATGAGAATAAAGGGCTTGACTCAGGAAGTGACCTCCAAGGACATGCTGCACACCCTCGCGCAGGCCAAGAAGGAATGTTGGGACAGGTTTCTTCAGGAGAAGTCCGAGTCTGACTTTTATATGGAGGGCAATGAATCTGATGAGAG CACTCTGGAACACTTGAAGCGCTGGCTGCAACCTGATCGAGTGGCCATCAACACAGAGGAAGTACAATATCTGATTCCCCTTGAAGCTCATGTAGAGAAGCCAGAGACTGAAGAAGAGCCCATGGCCGTAGAACAGTGA